Genomic window (Actinomycetes bacterium):
CGAAGACCTCGACCTGGTGCTGGACGTCGGCGAACCCGTGCTCCGCGGCGATCCGCGCCGCCCACCGCTCCACCGGCGGGTCCGCCACCTCGACCGTCCGGCCGCACGAGCGGCAGACCAGGTGGTGGTGGTGCACCGGCGAGCAGCGCCGGTAGGCCGCCTCGCCGTCGGCACTGCGCAGGACGTCGACCTGCCCGTCGTCCACCAGGGCCTGCAGCGCGCGGTAGACCGTCGCCAGCCCGACCGGGGCGCCCCGGGTCCGCAGCATCGCGTGCAGGTCCTGGGCGGTGCGGAAGCCGTCGAGGTCGTCCAGGAGCTCGAGGACGGCGCTGCGCTGACGGCTGGGACGGCGCGCCGTCCCCTCGACCGGTTCCGGCGCGGTCATGCCGCACCGCCCTTCGCTGCCGGACCCGTCGGTGCCACGCGTTC
Coding sequences:
- a CDS encoding Fur family transcriptional regulator; translation: MTAPEPVEGTARRPSRQRSAVLELLDDLDGFRTAQDLHAMLRTRGAPVGLATVYRALQALVDDGQVDVLRSADGEAAYRRCSPVHHHHLVCRSCGRTVEVADPPVERWAARIAAEHGFADVQHQVEVFGTCAECTARR